The following nucleotide sequence is from Podospora bellae-mahoneyi strain CBS 112042 chromosome 1 map unlocalized CBS112042p_1, whole genome shotgun sequence.
ATACAAGAGATTACGACTATGAAATGAGACAAAAAACTGATAAAAACCCTAACTTTTTTAAGCTTTTCCCATGTTTAAATGTCTGGTgcagaagatgatggtgtgtTTGATTCGTTGTGGGTGGTAGTTTTGGAGTTGTTACAGGTTTAATTAGGGTTTCCCTAGGAGATGGGAAACACTACATAGGACTAGAAATTAGTTTCCGGTTGTGTTCGACTGCTTGGTTCGAGGCGCGGCGTGGGTGTCAACGGTTCAAGGCCTTGTTTGTGCTCATTCATGTAGTCTCGTCGTCTTTTGGTGTCTACAACAACTCAAGTCGAAACAAAGCATTAAGCACGCTGTTATATTTTCCTGTTTCTTAGGCATCTCATTGGAACACTCTCCGTTACATCTCGATCGCCAAACCTGTACTTTATAGTATATGATTCTTATAGTCATGACTGCCTGCCGTCTGGGGCTACCTCCTTATACTTGAAGAAACCGAGTCACCACCAGTCATCATGGTCGTCTGATGAGTCAGAGATATCCCCATCAGTGCTGCTCCCCGTCACCCCATCACGGCACCTCAATCACTCTCCTCGCAGTACTGGCACGCGGTTTCGGGTTTCTCGACGTGGTTGTTGCAGTTGCATGCTGGTTTGTGGTGATGACGGCAGGGATAGGAATGGGAATTCATTGCTTTTGTTTTTCAAGCAGGTGGCAGGTGGGTAGCGGCCAGGTTCCAGGTATGATCGAGGGACTTGAAAGACGTTTGAACTGCTGTTTAGGAGCGCTTGTGTAACTTGAAGACTTTGAGGGCTATAAAGACATTTCGGCGGCCTTTCATTGTTGATAAACATATGGACCACTCGTCACAGGTGCCAGGAGCAGCTGATGTCTATAGGCACTTCTAAAGAGCAACAACtcaaggaaagaaagagtTACCAAAGGACAATAAGTTGATTCTCAAATCGAAATTCCCAGTTCCAAGATATTCCTCTATAGCCTTGAGCACCAAAGTCTGTCGCCAATGACCTTCTACCTACACGCCGCTCCTGTATGCTGACAAAACGACAAATGCTCCAAATAGACAACATGGCTGCTTTTAGAACGAGACACTCTGTTGAACATCCCCCAAATGTCCCCGAAACGGTGGCCCAACTGACCCATTCTTCAAGACCTATTCAGAATCCTGAAACTGCCTCAAGTCTGCTGGCCATCGACGAATCCGCAGTGTCCATCTTGACAATGGTCGCAAAGTGCGGTACCGGCAGTGACCATGGCGGTGCACCCATGTTTAGTCTTGTGGTCGCACCATTTATTGGACATGCTGGGAGCTGGGTACTGCGGGACTGCCGGACACGATAATTAGCTGGCTGAAGCAGCTCCAGAGTCTGAAGACGGCTTTGTGGTACCTCTGATGTTGAGTCGTGGTTTTGACAacggtgaagatggagacAGGGTTGTTTTTAAGCACGGGTGATGAAGGGATCCGATTTTATAGATCTTAAACTTGGCTGGCAACACTGGCTACAGAACTCTTTATATTCTTGAAGAGAATACCCATCTTATACCCCGATTCCCTCCGTGCTACGGGGCTAACAAGCTTGCCTCCTCGGTCAACCGCACCCGTTTCCCAACCATTCAAACCCCCTATATCACTTGCCACCAACTGAGAAAAAGAGGTAGGAAAATCAGAATTTTCTGATAATAAGGCGGGCGAGGCAAGGAAAAAGCTGACGATCCGGATCACGCCCATGgctctctctgtgtgtgtacAAAAGCGAACACGGGGTTACTTGGGTCATCCAGCACTCGGTATCGTGACGTTGACTGGACCATCATGGTACACAAGTCACCCAGACAACACCCCTTCGACGGATGGCAACACGAGAACACCCTACCTCGGCTGAGTCAGTTCTCGCAACCGCTTGGGATCTTGAAGCACGCTACATATCAGCATCCTGACATCCCCGGTAGGGCCATGCGTGGGATCCTTTTGGTTCTGGAAGACGGTCAACCCGTCGGGTTCCAGCACGTCCATGTACGGATCTCCCGGGCTAAGATGATCGACTTGTCAGCCAGGGTATACCAAGGCGAGATGGCGATCTTCGATATCGGACTCCTGCAGCAGAGCTGGGGAAGGCTTGCAGACGAATGACGATAGATCGACGGTTTGCTTCAGGGGCTGGGGCGTGGTGCGCCTGGATGGACATGATATCAAATGCTTGTCTGCCGGGCATCGGTGAGGACTGTGATTGATGAAGTCATTTTGACTATTCGTCCGTGTGCCACCGACAGAGTCCTTGACAGGGCATAGCTGAGGCGATATTTTGAAGTTCTAATGAAAGGATGATTCGTTGGTGCCGCCGCAGTTTTTGAAGCCTCGATTATCTTGTCCAAGGCCTCTCTGCCTTCAAGTCCAGCGATAAGCCCCACATTCCTTATCGCACTGGGGTCCGAGCTGGGGTGCCCCTCCACTGACTGCTACGCTTCCTGGACCTCTCTCCAAGCTCTCTCGACAGCTCCCTTCTCCCGTCAACATTTGTCTGAAGGCTTGCTGTTGATATATATGTCAGTTTGCAGTCGACGACTCCCCTCACACAGCCGAGGAATATCGCTCAAGCTAGTGCTGGCATTCGCTTGGACGCGTTGGCAGGTGCCAGGCACATGACGACAGAGCATCACCCGCCTCCTTCATCATCGCGAATGGGAGTTGACTGAGATAAGCCGACCGATCCTCCCCGAGGCTCCAGATTTGCCCCTCGTACGATCCTAAAATCTGCCCTTTAGCATCGTGGCGTTATACTTTTGTTTCTTATTGCTCCAAACTCACAGGCATTcttacttttatttcttgACCTTGATGAGCAGCTGAGCTGGTGAACTTGTAAAGCCCAAATCCACTTCGACGCGGTAACTCTCTCGAACAGACGTCAGCCTATCGCCAGACACGAGAGCGAAAGCACCGCGAGTCAAGACTATAACGTCGAGCGAAGTGGGATACAGAAAGTGGACGCGACAAACCCCCAAATTTATTCGTACAATCGACACTGGTTATTCTTCGCATGTGCTGCTGAGCAGCAGGAATGGCTACACGAGGCTACGGCTCAGCCCACGCCCCCATCGAGCTCAGCAGCGATTCTGATTCCGACGGAGGTTCGTCCGTGAGCGGCAGCGACTACATAGAAGGACAGGAACAAGGGAGACAGGCTCACACTGCCGTGTGCGAGTGGCGGACAGCCAGATTCTACGATCGGGAATGCTCACGCTACTGGGATTGTCCGTCGCATGCTGTTGAGCGCGCGCTCTCTGAACATCGTCAGGAAGAGGCACAGGGGCGAGGCGGAGATCACGATATGGATGACGGTGAAGAGAGGCCTGATCCTGGGGCTGTCTCGCCTCtgagtgaggatgatgagccTGACCGTGGAGCTGAGGGTAGCACAAGGCCGAGGTCTCCGTCTCCAGAGGTGCCGGCATCCGAGGCTCTGCCGGCTGCCAGAAACTTGAGAACTGAAGTGCCCAACGATTCTGGATATTCGAATGAACAACGCACAGCATCTGGGGCGAGTGCAGAAAATCCAATCATTGTGGTTAGCAGTCCTGCGGCTGCCTTCCGGAGACAACCCAGGTTCTCAGAGTCAGCGCCAGGGCCGTCAAGGACAGAACCAAGGCGGACAAGAGACGGTTACACTAGCGTATTCCAGGAACAGGATGCGAGTTCAGGTTCCTCCGGTGCTGCCACCCCGAggcaccaaccccttctGCCTTCTCGTGGGGATCCTAGCGGTGAGTTGATACTGCCAAGATGGCAGCCAGACGCTGAAGTGACCTACTGCCCTATATGCAACGCTCAGTTCAGCATATTTGTTAGAAAACATCATTGCCGGTATGTACTGCTGGTCTGAGCCCTGTGGAAACCAAAAGCTGACAGGATCATAGCAAATGTGGGCGTGTTGTTTGCGCTTCATGCTCCCCGCACCGCATCACGATACCCTACCAGTATATTGTTCAACCTCCTGGCGCTCCCCGTGTATTCCCGCAAGGAGCCGCGATGCCGCCTTCGGACCGCGACGGATGGTATCCAAGTCTGAGTGGTGGTGAAAGAGTGAGACTGTGCAATCCGTGTGTGCCAGACCCTAACACCACTCCACCGCAAGCCTTGGGAGCGGACAACGGAAATGCAGACACAGCAGAAGTCGCCAGCCCTGGTTCGAACCGGTGGAGCTTCTACTTTGGCGGCGCTCAGCCTGCACCTACAAACACCGCTCACGCTAGAAGCAGGAGCGTCACGATGGTAGGTAGCATGGCTAACGCCTTGATCACTTGTCTGCCCCTCTCCTCGCCCGTTGCTGAACACGAAcaacagccgcagcagccaggtgcgccatcatcctcacgTCCGCAGAACCTCGCCTACTCGCAAGACACACTGAACCGGATTCTCTCTGGCACCCCGCCGGTCTACTTTCCTGCCGCCAGCGGATCAAGTTCCCGTCGTCATCGACCATATCCGGGACCGCAGCGCTACCAGTCTATGCTGAACATGGAGGGATCATCTTCTACCGTCATGGCTGGCCCGTCAGACCACCATCCG
It contains:
- a CDS encoding uncharacterized protein (EggNog:ENOG503Q4WR; COG:O) — its product is MATRGYGSAHAPIELSSDSDSDGGSSVSGSDYIEGQEQGRQAHTAVCEWRTARFYDRECSRYWDCPSHAVERALSEHRQEEAQGRGGDHDMDDGEERPDPGAVSPLSEDDEPDRGAEGSTRPRSPSPEVPASEALPAARNLRTEVPNDSGYSNEQRTASGASAENPIIVVSSPAAAFRRQPRFSESAPGPSRTEPRRTRDGYTSVFQEQDASSGSSGAATPRHQPLLPSRGDPSGELILPRWQPDAEVTYCPICNAQFSIFVRKHHCRKCGRVVCASCSPHRITIPYQYIVQPPGAPRVFPQGAAMPPSDRDGWYPSLSGGERVRLCNPCVPDPNTTPPQALGADNGNADTAEVASPGSNRWSFYFGGAQPAPTNTAHARSRSVTMPQQPGAPSSSRPQNLAYSQDTLNRILSGTPPVYFPAASGSSSRRHRPYPGPQRYQSMLNMEGSSSTVMAGPSDHHPHSSRQLPAAPQIAEEDECPVCHRELPPRTLPNYEAVREAHINMCITSHSAYGGTSSASPGENPLPPPPPRRTGMFPYTATEKDCVDSAECSICLEEFEVGVAMARLECLCRFHRACIGAWWERHPGRCPMHSHDGFGY